From the Halalkalicoccus sp. CGA53 genome, one window contains:
- the gatE gene encoding Glu-tRNA(Gln) amidotransferase subunit GatE has translation MSVPEYDYEEVGLVAGLEIHQQLDTETKLFCGCPTERREPEESTRRFFRYLHPTRSELGELDAAAVEESRVERRFTYLAYDTTCLVEEDDEPPGELDAEALETALEAALLMEMRPVDQLHVMRKIVVDGSNTSGFQRSALLAMGGEIETSDGPVGIEDLLLEEESAGRIEETDEGVVYSLDRLGIPLVEIGTAPDIGSPEQAREAAETIGMLLRSTGKVKRGLGTIRQDVNVSIADGARVEVKGVQDLAGIEELVRGEVHRQRRLLEVAEVLREREASVDDPVEVGAVFAGTDSGVIRGALSSGGTVMAVRLAGFDGLVGAEIQPDRRLGTELSDHAKRHGAGGIFHTDELPAYGVTGAEVEELREAVGAGPDDAVAIVADENEIARQAIDAVGERAETAIEGVPEETRGANEDGTSRYLRPLPGAARMYPETDVPPVEPDASEVAIPELLTERAERYESELGLDAGLAEQVAFGRKMPLFERVVADGVDPTLAAGTLESTLTELRRDDVPVETLSEDQLAGTLALARDGDLPKGSVGDLLAALAGAPEHTPEEALEREGLGGASDDEVREAVRAVIERNADQVESEGMAAFSGLMGEAMGALGGKADGEVVSTVLREEIREQAG, from the coding sequence ATGAGCGTCCCGGAGTACGATTACGAGGAGGTGGGTCTGGTCGCCGGCCTCGAGATCCACCAGCAGCTCGACACCGAGACGAAGCTGTTCTGTGGCTGTCCCACCGAGCGACGAGAGCCCGAGGAGTCGACGCGTCGGTTCTTCCGGTATCTCCACCCGACGCGGAGCGAACTCGGCGAACTCGACGCAGCGGCGGTCGAGGAGAGCCGCGTCGAGCGGCGTTTTACCTACCTCGCCTACGACACCACCTGTCTCGTCGAGGAGGACGACGAGCCGCCGGGCGAACTCGACGCCGAGGCGCTCGAGACGGCGCTCGAGGCGGCGCTGCTGATGGAGATGCGACCGGTCGACCAGCTCCACGTTATGCGAAAGATCGTCGTCGACGGCTCGAACACCTCGGGCTTCCAGCGCTCGGCGCTGCTCGCGATGGGTGGCGAGATCGAGACGAGCGACGGGCCGGTCGGGATCGAGGACCTGCTGCTCGAGGAGGAGAGCGCCGGGCGGATCGAGGAGACCGACGAGGGCGTCGTCTACAGCCTCGACAGGCTGGGGATCCCGCTGGTGGAGATCGGCACCGCCCCGGACATCGGATCGCCCGAACAGGCCAGGGAGGCGGCGGAGACGATCGGGATGCTGCTGCGGTCGACGGGGAAGGTCAAACGCGGGCTGGGGACGATCCGACAGGACGTGAACGTCTCGATCGCCGACGGCGCCCGCGTCGAGGTGAAGGGCGTCCAGGACCTCGCGGGGATCGAGGAGCTCGTCCGTGGCGAGGTCCACCGCCAGCGGCGGCTGCTCGAGGTCGCGGAGGTACTCCGGGAACGGGAGGCGTCCGTCGACGATCCGGTCGAGGTCGGGGCCGTCTTCGCGGGGACCGACAGCGGCGTCATCCGGGGTGCGCTCTCGTCCGGAGGGACGGTGATGGCCGTCCGCCTCGCCGGCTTCGACGGGCTCGTCGGTGCCGAGATACAGCCGGATCGACGGCTCGGCACCGAGCTCTCGGACCACGCCAAGCGCCACGGCGCGGGCGGGATCTTTCACACCGACGAGCTGCCGGCCTACGGCGTGACGGGCGCGGAGGTCGAGGAGCTACGTGAGGCGGTCGGCGCCGGTCCCGACGACGCGGTGGCGATCGTCGCGGACGAGAACGAGATCGCGAGGCAGGCGATCGACGCCGTCGGGGAGCGAGCCGAAACGGCGATAGAGGGCGTCCCCGAGGAGACCCGTGGGGCGAACGAGGACGGAACGTCGAGATACCTCCGTCCGCTGCCCGGCGCGGCACGAATGTACCCCGAGACGGACGTGCCTCCCGTCGAACCGGACGCGAGCGAGGTGGCGATCCCCGAACTGCTCACCGAGCGGGCCGAGCGCTACGAGAGTGAGCTGGGACTGGACGCCGGGCTCGCCGAGCAGGTCGCATTCGGCAGGAAGATGCCGCTGTTCGAGCGCGTCGTGGCCGATGGGGTAGACCCCACGCTGGCCGCGGGGACGCTCGAATCCACGCTGACGGAGCTCCGCCGGGACGACGTGCCCGTCGAGACGCTCTCCGAGGACCAACTCGCCGGGACGCTCGCGCTCGCCCGCGACGGCGACCTCCCGAAGGGGAGCGTCGGCGACCTGCTCGCGGCGCTCGCCGGGGCCCCGGAGCACACCCCCGAGGAGGCACTCGAACGCGAGGGCCTCGGCGGTGCCTCGGACGACGAGGTCCGCGAGGCCGTCCGCGCGGTCATCGAACGAAACGCCGACCAGGTCGAATCCGAGGGGATGGCCGCCTTCTCGGGGCTCATGGGCGAGGCGATGGGCGCGCTCGGCGGGAAGGCAGACGGCGAGGTCGTTTCGACGGTCCTCAGAGAGGAGATCCGGGAGCAAGCGGGCTGA
- a CDS encoding transcriptional regulator, with the protein MYTCRTCNRAFSTELALELHRDQCETDQLFCKKCGNRFGERRATRDGWHYHCTAEECDGEGIGEDLVRVEDIRIRQR; encoded by the coding sequence ATGTATACGTGTCGGACGTGCAACCGGGCCTTCTCGACGGAACTCGCACTCGAACTCCACCGGGACCAGTGCGAGACCGACCAGCTCTTCTGCAAGAAGTGTGGCAACCGCTTCGGCGAGCGGCGGGCGACCCGCGACGGCTGGCACTACCACTGCACGGCAGAGGAGTGTGACGGCGAGGGCATCGGCGAGGACCTCGTACGGGTAGAGGACATCCGCATCCGTCAGCGCTGA
- a CDS encoding class II fumarate hydratase has protein sequence MTEEFRTERDSLGEMEVPADAYWGAQTQRAVENFPISGIEFDSRFVRALGVVKKSAARANLDLDLLEDEIGEAIVEAADEVIDGEHDDQFPVDVFQTGSGTSSNMNANEVIANRATEILGTEIGDGTVHPNDHVNFGQSSNDVIPTAMHVSALVALEEEVLPALETLEEALGEKEEEFAGVVKTGRTHLQDATPVTLGQEFGGYRTQIEKGRARVKATRAHLTELALGGTAVGTGLNTHPEFPERAAEYVTEEIGIDCYEADNHFEAQAAHDAMAEASGALRTVAGSLNKIANDLRLLASGPRNGLGEIEQPENQPGSSIMPGKINPVVAEAVNQVHKQVLGNDATIAAGASRGELDLNLYKPVLAHDFLESAKLIANASETFAERFVAKLEANEAYCAEQVEGSMALATALNPHIGYEQAADAAKTALREGKTVREVAIEKGYVTEEEANEVLDPMKMTERGILGDG, from the coding sequence ATGACAGAGGAGTTCCGGACCGAACGCGACAGCCTGGGCGAGATGGAGGTCCCCGCCGACGCCTACTGGGGAGCACAGACACAGCGCGCGGTGGAGAACTTCCCGATCTCCGGGATCGAGTTCGACAGCCGGTTCGTCCGCGCGCTCGGCGTCGTGAAGAAGTCCGCCGCGCGGGCGAACCTCGATCTGGACCTTTTAGAGGACGAGATCGGTGAGGCGATCGTCGAGGCCGCAGACGAGGTGATCGACGGCGAACACGACGACCAGTTCCCGGTCGACGTCTTCCAGACCGGCTCGGGTACCTCCTCGAACATGAACGCGAACGAGGTGATCGCGAACCGGGCGACGGAGATTCTAGGTACTGAAATCGGCGACGGTACCGTTCACCCGAACGACCACGTCAACTTCGGGCAGTCCTCGAACGACGTGATCCCGACGGCGATGCACGTCTCGGCGCTCGTCGCGCTCGAGGAGGAGGTATTGCCGGCCCTCGAAACGCTCGAGGAGGCACTCGGAGAGAAGGAAGAGGAGTTCGCCGGGGTCGTGAAGACCGGGCGGACACACCTCCAGGACGCGACGCCGGTCACGCTCGGCCAGGAGTTCGGCGGCTACCGCACCCAGATCGAGAAGGGCCGCGCACGCGTGAAGGCCACCCGCGCGCACCTCACCGAACTCGCCCTCGGGGGGACGGCGGTCGGCACGGGGCTGAACACCCACCCCGAGTTCCCCGAGCGCGCCGCAGAGTACGTTACCGAGGAGATCGGCATCGACTGCTACGAGGCCGACAACCACTTCGAGGCACAGGCGGCCCACGACGCGATGGCCGAGGCAAGCGGGGCGCTCCGGACCGTCGCGGGCTCGCTCAACAAGATCGCGAACGACCTCCGCTTGCTCGCCTCCGGACCCCGAAACGGCCTCGGCGAGATCGAACAGCCGGAGAACCAGCCGGGCAGTTCGATCATGCCGGGGAAGATCAATCCCGTCGTGGCCGAAGCGGTCAACCAGGTCCACAAGCAGGTGCTCGGCAACGACGCGACGATCGCCGCCGGAGCCAGCAGAGGCGAACTCGACCTCAACCTCTACAAGCCGGTGCTCGCCCACGACTTCCTCGAGTCGGCGAAACTGATAGCGAACGCCTCGGAGACGTTCGCCGAGCGGTTCGTCGCGAAACTGGAGGCGAACGAGGCCTACTGCGCCGAGCAGGTCGAGGGGTCGATGGCGCTCGCGACGGCGCTCAACCCCCACATCGGTTACGAGCAGGCCGCTGATGCGGCGAAGACGGCTCTGAGAGAAGGAAAGACCGTGCGCGAGGTCGCGATCGAGAAGGGCTACGTCACCGAGGAGGAGGCGAACGAGGTGCTCGACCCGATGAAGATGACCGAACGCGGCATCCTCGGCGACGGGTAG
- a CDS encoding BolA family protein — translation MDPSEVEALIESELDAQAEVRRARGEHDDDHLTAVVVSPAFEGESLVAQHQLVYEALGEHMTRDIHALELKTYTPEEYEG, via the coding sequence ATGGATCCGAGCGAGGTCGAAGCCCTGATCGAATCGGAACTCGACGCCCAGGCGGAGGTACGCAGGGCGCGCGGCGAACACGACGACGACCACCTCACGGCGGTCGTCGTCTCGCCCGCCTTCGAAGGAGAGAGCCTCGTCGCCCAGCACCAGCTCGTCTACGAGGCCCTCGGCGAGCACATGACCAGAGACATCCACGCCCTCGAACTGAAGACGTACACCCCCGAGGAGTACGAGGGCTGA
- the fen gene encoding flap endonuclease-1: protein MGNAALRELAAIETVSFDSLRGSTVAIDAHNWLYRYLTTTVKWTSSEAYTTDEGREVANLIGVVKGLPKLYENGLSPVMVFDGAVTDLKAAEVEERRAARKEAEMELERAKEKGDTIAASRLESRTQRLTPTIQETTRELLSLLAVPIVEAPAEGEAQTAHMAKTGVVEYAGTEDYDALLFGSPRTLRGLTSSGDPELMDLERTLSGLDLGLEALIDVGILCGTDFNEGVSGVGPKTALKEIREHGDLWSVLEARGETIENAEAVRDLFLDPPVTDIDVDFDGSPDVGAAREYVAEWGIPEEEVSRGFERIEEATTQTGLDSWT, encoded by the coding sequence ATGGGAAACGCCGCACTCAGGGAGCTCGCCGCGATCGAGACCGTCTCGTTCGACTCCCTCCGGGGATCGACCGTCGCGATCGACGCGCACAACTGGCTCTACCGGTATCTCACGACGACGGTGAAGTGGACCTCCTCGGAGGCGTATACGACCGACGAGGGGAGGGAGGTGGCGAACCTGATCGGGGTCGTGAAGGGCCTGCCGAAGCTCTACGAGAACGGCCTCAGCCCGGTGATGGTCTTCGACGGGGCGGTGACCGATCTCAAAGCGGCGGAGGTCGAAGAGCGCCGCGCGGCGCGCAAGGAGGCCGAGATGGAACTCGAACGCGCGAAGGAAAAGGGTGATACGATCGCCGCCTCCCGGCTCGAGTCGCGCACCCAGCGACTCACGCCCACCATCCAGGAGACGACGCGCGAACTCCTCTCACTGCTCGCGGTCCCCATCGTCGAAGCCCCAGCCGAGGGCGAGGCCCAGACCGCACATATGGCGAAGACCGGTGTCGTGGAGTACGCCGGGACCGAGGACTACGACGCGCTGCTGTTCGGGTCGCCGAGGACGCTCCGGGGGCTGACCAGCAGCGGCGATCCGGAGCTGATGGATCTGGAGAGAACGCTCTCGGGGCTCGATCTCGGTCTGGAGGCGCTGATCGACGTCGGCATCCTCTGTGGAACGGACTTCAACGAGGGGGTCTCCGGGGTCGGTCCGAAGACTGCCCTGAAGGAGATCCGCGAGCACGGCGACCTCTGGAGCGTGCTGGAGGCCCGTGGGGAGACGATCGAGAACGCCGAGGCGGTCCGTGACCTCTTTCTCGACCCGCCCGTGACCGACATCGACGTCGACTTCGACGGTTCTCCCGACGTCGGGGCCGCCCGGGAGTACGTCGCGGAGTGGGGGATCCCCGAGGAGGAGGTCTCTCGCGGTTTCGAGCGGATCGAGGAGGCGACGACGCAGACCGGCCTCGATAGCTGGACCTGA
- a CDS encoding helix-turn-helix domain-containing protein, translating into MNPERSAHSIPLELQVPGSDTLFESAVERVPSLEMELEQVALSDGVSIRCGGASRREVEDALEATRGVVGYDLVSEHEGECLYSLTFEDDAFRVMPSIVESGGTILSAYLSGGTWSLRLRYVEREEIERTIELLRANDVDASITTIRTISTDDVTEIGLTTEQYEALSLAVERGYFEVPRRISLQELAEELDVSHQSLSERLRRAQRVLSTDFFESSPSGETTS; encoded by the coding sequence GTGAACCCGGAGCGTTCGGCCCACTCGATTCCCCTGGAGCTACAGGTTCCGGGGTCGGATACGCTGTTCGAGTCGGCCGTCGAACGGGTGCCCTCGCTGGAGATGGAACTGGAGCAGGTGGCGCTGAGCGACGGCGTCTCGATCCGGTGTGGGGGTGCGTCGAGACGGGAGGTCGAGGACGCGCTCGAGGCGACGCGAGGCGTCGTCGGTTACGACCTCGTCTCGGAACACGAGGGGGAGTGTCTCTACTCGCTGACGTTCGAGGACGACGCGTTTCGGGTCATGCCGTCGATCGTGGAGTCGGGCGGGACGATCCTCTCCGCCTACCTCTCCGGGGGGACGTGGTCGCTCCGCCTGCGCTACGTCGAGCGCGAGGAGATCGAGCGAACGATCGAACTGCTCCGTGCGAACGACGTCGACGCGTCGATCACCACCATCCGAACGATATCGACCGACGATGTCACCGAGATCGGCCTCACGACCGAGCAGTACGAGGCGCTCTCGCTCGCGGTCGAGCGGGGCTACTTCGAGGTGCCCCGTCGGATCTCGCTGCAGGAGCTCGCCGAGGAGCTGGACGTCTCACACCAGTCGCTCTCCGAACGTCTCCGCCGGGCACAGCGGGTGCTGAGCACCGACTTCTTCGAGAGCTCCCCCTCCGGGGAGACGACCTCCTGA
- a CDS encoding helix-turn-helix domain-containing protein, whose amino-acid sequence MLIARFGLPPEALALEHTLAEHPKMEVDAERIAAHSTEWTMPCLWITADDFAAVDRTLAEDPSVDSIVDDDEFGSEKYYHVEWSEPVEERVNAYIDKEGSILNATATADGWRVTFRFATRDQFEAFRTTVVERDHAFELLELFEPGSPRTSMPRVTPAQRTALATARERGYFKVPREVSSRKLAAELDMSHQSLSELLRRGTENLIDVSLTTGRSPEER is encoded by the coding sequence ATGCTGATCGCAAGGTTCGGGCTCCCCCCGGAAGCGCTCGCCCTCGAACACACGCTCGCAGAACACCCCAAGATGGAGGTCGACGCCGAGCGTATCGCCGCTCACAGCACCGAGTGGACGATGCCGTGTCTGTGGATCACCGCCGACGACTTCGCGGCGGTCGACCGAACGCTCGCGGAGGACCCGTCGGTCGACTCGATCGTCGACGACGACGAGTTCGGCTCGGAGAAGTACTATCACGTCGAGTGGAGCGAGCCCGTCGAGGAGCGTGTGAACGCCTACATCGACAAGGAGGGCTCGATACTGAACGCGACGGCGACCGCCGACGGCTGGCGGGTCACGTTTCGCTTCGCCACCCGCGACCAGTTCGAGGCGTTCCGGACGACGGTCGTCGAGCGGGATCACGCCTTCGAGCTGTTGGAGCTCTTCGAGCCCGGGAGCCCGCGGACGTCGATGCCGAGGGTGACGCCCGCACAGCGAACCGCGCTCGCGACCGCACGAGAGCGCGGCTACTTCAAGGTGCCGCGCGAGGTCTCAAGCCGTAAACTCGCGGCGGAGCTCGACATGAGCCACCAGTCGCTCTCGGAGCTCCTCCGCCGGGGGACGGAGAACCTCATCGACGTGTCGCTCACGACGGGGCGGAGCCCCGAGGAGCGCTGA